GCTCCAGCGGTCGGCGCAGGACGATCCGCTGCGGGCGGCCGAGGTGAACATCCGGGGAAGCCTGAACGTGCTGGACGCAGCGCGCACGCTCGGCATCCGCCGCGTCGTCGTCGCGAGCAGCATTGCGGTGTACGGCCCGGCGCGGTACGACCCCATCGACGAGCAGCACCCGTGCAGCCCCACCACGGTCTACGGCGCCGGGAAGCTCTTCGTCGAACACTCCGGCCACGTGTTCCGGAAACTGCACGGGCTCGAGTTCGTCGCCCTTCGCTACGGGGCCACCTTCGGACCGGGCCCGCGCCAGGCGACGAGCGCCGGTGCGGCCACGGAGCTCCGCAGCTTCTTCGAGGACGCCGTGCGAGCCGGCGCGGTCAGCCTCTGGGGCCCGGAGGCAGCACGGCCACTCGTCTACGTGAAGGACGCCGCCCTCGCGACCGCGCTGGCGTGTCTTGTCGACCCTGCGCCGGCCTCGTCCGTCTTCAACGTGGCGGGCAGCCGCGCGGCATCGATGGCGGAGTGCGCCGACGTACTCGGCCGGCTGCTCCCGGGCCTCCGGGTCGTGCGCCGGGACGGCACGGGCATGACGCCACCGATGCCGGCGACGCTCGCGATCGACCGCGCGGCGGCGGAGCTTGGCTACCAGCCGCGCTACCCGCTCGCCGACGCCATCACCGACTACGTGGCCGCGTTGCGCGCCGGCGCGGCGGGCGCAAACCGAGGTCGCGTCACGGCCGATGCACCTTCCGTGGACTCTCGCTGAGGAGAGGAAGGGATACCCGCATGCGCTACCAGTCGTGGGCTGCGCCCGATACCGGGCTTCGCGTCAACAGCCACTTCTTCGAGACCGGCGAGGGCGTCGTCGTGGTCGACACCCAGCTGCACCTTCCGTTCGCGGAGGAGGTCCTGCAGCGGATCCGCGCGACGACGAGCGGCGATGTCCGCTACGTCATCAATACGCACGCGCATCCGGACCACTGGTACGGCAACACGGTGTTCAGGGCGGCCTTTCCGCGGGCGGGCTTCATCACCGCGCGCTCGGTCGCCGAGGACCTGCGCCTCACCGCGCTTCCCCGGCGCGAGCGATGGGAGCGGCTCTACGGCGATCGGATTCCCCGGGAGGACGAGCTCGTCTGGCCGACCGTCGTGTTCACGGGCCGGCTGACCCTCCGGCTCGGGGGCCTCACCATTCACGTCGACGAGTGGGGCCCGGCCGAGGCGAACGCCCACACCGTCGTCCACATCGAGGAGGACCGCGTTCTCCTCACCGGCGACGTCGTGGACAGCAAGAAGCATCCGTGGGTCGGCGAGCGGCATATCGACGACTGGATCGCGATGATCGAGGCCTTTCCCGCGCGGTACTCGGTCGACCGAGTGCTGCCCGGCCACGGGCAGCCGGGGAGGACCGAGCTCCTCGAGGAATCGAAGGACTGGCTCGTCAACTACCGTCGCGTCGTTGAGAGGCACCTTGACCCGGGCGCGACCGACCTCACCGAGGCGGGCGCCCAGCGCGCGTTCGAGGAGATTGTCGGGAAGTACCCCGACTACTTCCTCCCTCGCTGGGGCGAGTCCACGAACCTGGCCATCGGGCTCCGGAAGCTCGACGTCTCGTTCACCATCAACCGCGGCCGTCCCATCCGGACTCCAGACGGCAAGATGTAGCCATCTTGCGGAGGAGAGGCGCATGAACCGATGTGTCGTGTCCGCCCTGATGATCACCCTGGTCGCCGGCGTCGGGGCCAGGTCCGCGCTCGGGCAAGACGGCTTCCCGAGCCAGCCGATCGAGATCGTCTCGCCGTATCCGCCTGGTGGGCCCACCGACCGCACCGCGCAAGCGCTCGCGTCGGCGGCGCAGAAGCACCTCGGGCAGCGTCTCGTCGTGGTGTTCAAGCCTGGCGGCGGTGGTGCGATCGGGGCGACGTATGCCGCGAAGGCCAAGGCGGACGGCTACACGCTGTTCCTGCCGTCGCCAGGCGACACGACGGTGAAGCCCAACCAGACGAAGGTGAGCTACTCGTACCGCGACTTCGTCCCGATCGCCCGTGTCTCGCGCTCGCCCTACGTGCTCGCTGTCCGCGCCGACTCGCCCTGGAAGACGATCGAGGAGTTCGTCGCCGACGCGAAGAAGCGGCAGCTCAGCGTCGCGACGCTGGCGCCCGGATCGCTCGTCCGCATCGCCATGGAGATGTTCCATCGCGCCGCCGGGATCAGGCTCACCCAGGTGCCGCACACGGGTTTCGGCCCGACGACGGCCGCCCTGCTCGGGAGCCACGTCGATGCCGCGGAGACGGTCGTGCCGAGCATCGCGCCCCAGGTCGAGGCGGGCAAGGCCCGGGTCCTCGCGATCACCGGGCCGGCGCGGGTGAAAGAGCTGCCGAACGTGCCGACGTTCAAGGAGGCGCGGTACGACATCCCGTTCTCGGTGTGGATCGGCGTGTCGGCGCCGGCCGGCACGCCTCCCGAGCGGGTGGCCTTCCTCCGGCAGGCGTTCGCGAAGATCATCAATGACCCCGACTTCCTCGCGGCGGCCGGGAAGCTTGATGTCACGCCAGCCTACGCGAGCGGCGAGGAGTTGGGGCAGTGGATCGAGCAGGAGGACGCGCTCGTCAAGAAGCTTCTCAAGGAGTCGGCCGGGTCGTGACGCCGGACCGCGCGGCGTGGTCCGACGTGGTGGGCGGTGCCGCCTTCCTCGCGCTCGCCAGCGTCGTGTGCGTCGCTGCGGCCCGGCTCTCGGTCGGCACGGCGCTGGCGCCCGGGCCAGGATTCTATCCGCTCGTGCTCGGGATCGCCCTCGCCGTCCCGGCCGCGGTGCTCTTCGTCCGCGGCGTGCGGCGCACGAGAACCGTCCCGGCGGCCACCGCGCACGTTCCGCCCGGGGCGGTGCTGGTCGTCGCCGCAGACCTGCTCGTGTACCCGGTGCTGCTCACGTACCTAGGGTTTGTCGTCGCCACGCTGGTCTTCCTGGTTGTGATCTTTCGCGGTGTGGAGCTGAAGCGCTGGCTCCCGGCGACCGTGACCGCCGCCCTGATCACCCTGGTCGCCTACCTCGTGTTCGCGTATGCGCTGCGGATCCCGTTTCCGCGCGGGCTGTGGAGCTAGTCGGCCGGTGAGATACCGACGGTGAACTTCCTCCCCGATGTCCTCCACGGGTTCTCCGTCGCGCTGGCGCCGGTCAACCTGCTCTACTGCTTCCTCGGGGTCCTGATGGGCACGCTGGTCGGCGTGCTGCCCGGCCTCGGTGCCCCCGCGGCGATCGCCCTCCTGCTTCCCGCCACCCTCTCTCTCGATCCCGTCGGCGCCGTGATCATGCTCTCGGGCATCTTCTACGGTGCCATGTACGGCGGGTCGACGACCTCGATCCTGGTCAACATCCCCGGCGAGGCGGCGTCGGTCGTGACGTGCATCGACGGCTACCGCCTCGCGCGCCAGGGTCGGGCGGGAGCGGCCCTCGGGATATGCGCCATCGCATCGTTCACGGCGGGGACGCTGGGGGTCATCGGCCTCATGCTGCTCGCCGGCCCGCTCACCGCCGTCGCCCTGTCCTTCGGCCCGCCGGAGTACCTGCTCATCTTCGTCGGCGGTCTCGGCCTCGCAGTCTCGCTGGCGCAGGGGTCGGCCGTCAAGGGCCTCGTCATGGTCATCGCCGGGCTGATCGCCGGCACCGTCGGGATCGACACTGTGAGCGGCGAGGAGCGGTTCACGCTGGGCAGCAGCTACCTCCAGGGCGGGATCGATTTCATCGTCGTGGCCATGGGGCTCTTCGGCATCGCCGAGATCCTGGCGAACATCAAGGATCCACCGGAGCGCGCGGTCTTCTCCTCGAGGCTGTCGCAGCTCTTCCCGACGCGGGAGGACTGGCGGGCCGCGCGCACGCCGATCGCGCGGGGCTCGGTCGTGGGGTTCTTCCTGGGTCTGCTCCCCGGGGGCGGTGCGATCCTGGCGTCGTTCATCTCCTACGCCGTCGAGAAGCGGCTGTCGAAGACCCCGCAGCGCTTCGGGCGCGGCGCCATCGAGGGGGTCGCTGGGCCGGAGGCGGCGAACAACTCGGCGGCCGCGGCGGCGTTCGTGCCGCTGTTGACGCTCGGCATCCCGTTCAACGTGGTGACCGCCCTCATCCTGGCCGCGCTCATGATGCACGGCGTGCGGCCTGGTCCCTTGCTCGTCCAGAAGCATCCCGATCTCTTCTGGGGCGTCATCACGAGCATGTACGTTGGCAACGCGATGCTGCTCGCGCTGAACCTGCCCCTGGTGGGCCTGTTCGCGCAGTTGCTTCGCGTGCCGTACCGGATTCTCTTCCCGACCATCCTCGTCGTCACGTTCGCGGGTGCCTACAGCCTGAACAACAACGTCTGGGACATGGTCGCGATGACGACCTTCGGGATCATCGGTTACGTGCTCCGCCGGGGCGGCTTCGAGCCGGCCCCGTTCGTCCTCGCCCTCGTGCTGGGCGCGATGATGGAGCTGTCGTTCCGGCAGTCGCTGATCCTCTCCCGGGGCACGCTCGAGATCTTCGTGACGCGCCCGGCCTCCCTCGTCCTCCTGGCCGTCATCGTGACGGCCGCCGCCGCGTCCATCGCCCTGAAGCTCGGGACGCGGTCCAGTCAACCGTCGGGCGAGGCCGCGCTCTGATGGCGGCGCGGCGCCCGGGTCGCAAAGGAGACGCTCCATGATCAAGCCCTACCTGGCCTTCGCACTGCAGACCGCCACGTACGGCTGCAAGCACCGGCGGGACATCAAGCACAACATCGCCCACCTCGGACGGCAGATCGACGCCGCGATGTACATCAGCCAGATCGAGTACCCGACGCGGCTGATCGCGTTGCCGGAAGGGGCGCTGCAGGGGTTCTACGACGAGCACGCGCGCCTCGACCACCAGACGATCTGCCGCGACATCGCCATCGAGGTGCCGGGCGAGGAGACGGCCCTGCTCGCCGAGAAGGCCAAGCAGTGGGACGTCTACATCATCGCGCAGGCGAAAGTCCTGGAGCCGAGCATCGCGAAGGATCGGTTCTTCAATGCCGCCTTCATCATCTCGCCCTCCGGCGAGATCATTCACAAGCACCACAAGAGCCGGGTGTTCATCGCCGAGGGAACGACGACCCCGTTCGACGTCCACGACGCGTGGACGTCGAAGGTCGGCGACGGCCTGCAGTCGTTCTACCCGGTGGCCGACACCCCGATTGGGCGGATCGGCACGCTCATCTGCTACGAGGGGCGCTTCCCGGAGTCCGGGCGGCTGCTCGCCATGAACGGCGCCGAGATCATCTACCGGGCGACCCAGGTGGAGTTCCACACCACTCTCGGGTACTGGGAGCTGCAGAACCGCGGGCACGCGCTGAACAACTGCTGCTACGTCGTGTCCCCGAACAACGGCCCGAAGTACTTCTCGACCGAGGACCAGACCCCGTCGGCCACGGGGGGTGCGGGCGGGAAGTCGATGATCATCAACTACCGTGGCCAGATCATGTGCGAGGTCGACGGCGTCAACGTCAGTTACGCGGCGGCCATCATCAACGTCGAGGAGCTCCGGAGCTACCGGACGGAGAGCCGCTACAACCCGCTCGTCGCCCTGATCCCCGAGCTCTGGAGCCGGCTCTACGCGAAGGCCGCCGAGCGGTTCCCCTGGCCGAAGAACCTCTACGCGGAGCGTGCCCTCGGCTACGAGGAGCGCAAGGCGACGTTCGACGCGGTCGCGGACCAGATGGTGAAGAACGGGGTTCTGCGGCGCCCGGGCACGGAGGAGACAGCATGAAGGCGGCGTTCTTCAAGGAACACGGCGGCACCGACAAGATCCTCTGCGCCGACTACCAGGACCCCCAGATGGGGCCGGGCGACGTCCTCGTCCGCGTGGAGGCGTGCGGGCTTAACCACGTCGACCTGCTGCTGCTCGACGGCCGCTACCCGCCGCCGCTCGGCTTACCGCACGTCAACGGCTGCGACGCCGCCGGGCGGGTCGCCCGCGTCGGGCGCGAGGTTGCCGGGGTGGCGGAAGGCCAGCGCGTCGTCGTCTTCCCCGGATTCTCCTGCGGCCGGTGCGAGTACTGCCGGCGTGGCGAGCGCACGGTGTGCCTCCGGTACGGGTACCTCGGGGCAGCCCGGGACGGCGGGCAGGCCGAGTACGTCGCGGTGCCGGCGGGCAACGTCGTCGCGCTGCCCGAGGGCGTCTCCGGCCGCCACGCGGCCGCTTCCGCGATGACGACTCTCACCTCGTGGCACGCGGTCGTGGCCCAGGCACGGCTCGACCCCGGCCAGACGGTGCTCGTGCAGGCGGCCGGCAGCGGCGTCGGCAGCACGGCCATCCAGGTCGCGAAGCTCTGCCACGCGCGCGTCATCACGACCGTGGGCAGCGACGACAAGATCGACTTCGCGCGCTCGGTCGGCGCCGACGAGGTCATCAACTACCGCACGCACAACTTCGTGGAGGAGGTGAAGCGGCTCACCGACAAGCGGGGCGTCGACCTCGTGATCGAACACATCGGCGCCGACACCTTCGAGCGTAGCGTCTACTGCCTGGCCCGGCTCGGGAAGCTCGTGACGATCGGGTCCCACGCCGACCACTGGGGCCGCGTGGATCTGCGCCACGTGTACTCGAAGAACCTGCGCATCATCGGCACGAACCTCGGCACGATCGACGAGCTCCACGCGATCCTGCGCCACATGCAGGCCGGCCGGCTGCTGCCACCGATCGACCGCGTGTACCCGCTCGCCGAGGCACGCCAGGCGGTCACCTACCTCGCCGAGCGCCGCAACCGCGGCAAGGTCCTCCTGGAGCCGGAGGGCTGATGAAGCCCGCCCCCTTCGCCTACCACGCGCCAAGACGGCTAGAGGAGGCGCTCGCGCTGCTCGGGGCGCTGCCCGAGGCGAAGCTGCTCGCCGGCGGGCAGAGCCTCATTCCCATGATGAACTTCCGTCTCGCGCGGCCGCAGCACCTCGTGGACCTGGCCCGCGTGGACGGACTCGCGTCCATCCGCGCCGTGGGCGAGCGCATCGAGATCGGCGCAATGACACGCCAGGCGGCCGTCGAGACCTCCGCGGTGGTCCGCGACGGCTGTCCCCTCCTCGTCGACGCCCTCCGGCACGTCGGGCACTACGCCAGCCGCACGCGCGGGACGATCGGTGGCAGCCTCGCCCACGCCGACCCAGCGTCCGAGCTGCCGGTCGTCGCCTCGGCGCTGGACGCCGAGCTGGTGGTGGCGGGACCCGGCGTGACCCGCGTCGTCGCGCCGGCGGAGTTCTTCCGGGCGCCGCTCACCGTCGCGCTCGACCGCCGCGAGATCCTCACCGCCGTCAGCTTCGCGCGCATCGGCCCGCGCGTGGGCTGGGGGTTCACCGAGCTGAACCGGCGGCACGGCGGCTTCGCCATCGTCTGCGTCGCGGCCGTCCTCGAGGTCGACGGCGCCGGGCGGTGCACGAAGGCGGCGGTGGCGCTCGGCGGGGTGGCGGGCGTGCCGGTGCGGTCGGCGGGCGCCGAGGCCGGGCTGCTCGGCCATCCCCTGGATGACCGCCGGATCGACGCCGCCGCCGCGGCGGTGGCGGGCGACATCGATCCCGGGAGCGACCTCCACGCCTCCGCGGAGTACCGCCGCGAGATGGCGCAGGCCTTCACCCGCCGCGCGCTGGTCCAGGCGCGCGGCCGCTTCCAGGAGGGCCGGTGAGTATGGACACCTGTCTCGTTCGCATGCGCGTCAACGGCCGTCCCGTCGAGCGCGAGGTCCCGGCCCGCAAGCTCCTCTCCGACTTCCTCCGCGAGGACGCCGGTGCCCTCGGCGTCAACGTCGGCTGCGAGCAGGGCGTGTGCGGGAGCTGCACCGTCCTCGTCGACGGCGTCCCCGCGCGCGCGTGCCTGGCCTTCGCCGTGCAGGTCGACGGCGCCGAGATCCGCACTGTCGAAGGGCTCACGACGGACGGCAGTCTCCATCCCCTCCAGCAGGCGTTCCACGACCACCACGCGCTGCAGTGCGGGTTCTGCACGCCAGGCATGATCATCACCGCTTACGATT
This Candidatus Rokuibacteriota bacterium DNA region includes the following protein-coding sequences:
- a CDS encoding tripartite tricarboxylate transporter permease — protein: MNFLPDVLHGFSVALAPVNLLYCFLGVLMGTLVGVLPGLGAPAAIALLLPATLSLDPVGAVIMLSGIFYGAMYGGSTTSILVNIPGEAASVVTCIDGYRLARQGRAGAALGICAIASFTAGTLGVIGLMLLAGPLTAVALSFGPPEYLLIFVGGLGLAVSLAQGSAVKGLVMVIAGLIAGTVGIDTVSGEERFTLGSSYLQGGIDFIVVAMGLFGIAEILANIKDPPERAVFSSRLSQLFPTREDWRAARTPIARGSVVGFFLGLLPGGGAILASFISYAVEKRLSKTPQRFGRGAIEGVAGPEAANNSAAAAAFVPLLTLGIPFNVVTALILAALMMHGVRPGPLLVQKHPDLFWGVITSMYVGNAMLLALNLPLVGLFAQLLRVPYRILFPTILVVTFAGAYSLNNNVWDMVAMTTFGIIGYVLRRGGFEPAPFVLALVLGAMMELSFRQSLILSRGTLEIFVTRPASLVLLAVIVTAAAASIALKLGTRSSQPSGEAAL
- a CDS encoding tripartite tricarboxylate transporter substrate binding protein, producing the protein MNRCVVSALMITLVAGVGARSALGQDGFPSQPIEIVSPYPPGGPTDRTAQALASAAQKHLGQRLVVVFKPGGGGAIGATYAAKAKADGYTLFLPSPGDTTVKPNQTKVSYSYRDFVPIARVSRSPYVLAVRADSPWKTIEEFVADAKKRQLSVATLAPGSLVRIAMEMFHRAAGIRLTQVPHTGFGPTTAALLGSHVDAAETVVPSIAPQVEAGKARVLAITGPARVKELPNVPTFKEARYDIPFSVWIGVSAPAGTPPERVAFLRQAFAKIINDPDFLAAAGKLDVTPAYASGEELGQWIEQEDALVKKLLKESAGS
- a CDS encoding xanthine dehydrogenase family protein subunit M — protein: MKPAPFAYHAPRRLEEALALLGALPEAKLLAGGQSLIPMMNFRLARPQHLVDLARVDGLASIRAVGERIEIGAMTRQAAVETSAVVRDGCPLLVDALRHVGHYASRTRGTIGGSLAHADPASELPVVASALDAELVVAGPGVTRVVAPAEFFRAPLTVALDRREILTAVSFARIGPRVGWGFTELNRRHGGFAIVCVAAVLEVDGAGRCTKAAVALGGVAGVPVRSAGAEAGLLGHPLDDRRIDAAAAAVAGDIDPGSDLHASAEYRREMAQAFTRRALVQARGRFQEGR
- a CDS encoding MBL fold metallo-hydrolase; its protein translation is MRYQSWAAPDTGLRVNSHFFETGEGVVVVDTQLHLPFAEEVLQRIRATTSGDVRYVINTHAHPDHWYGNTVFRAAFPRAGFITARSVAEDLRLTALPRRERWERLYGDRIPREDELVWPTVVFTGRLTLRLGGLTIHVDEWGPAEANAHTVVHIEEDRVLLTGDVVDSKKHPWVGERHIDDWIAMIEAFPARYSVDRVLPGHGQPGRTELLEESKDWLVNYRRVVERHLDPGATDLTEAGAQRAFEEIVGKYPDYFLPRWGESTNLAIGLRKLDVSFTINRGRPIRTPDGKM
- a CDS encoding hydrolase, whose translation is MIKPYLAFALQTATYGCKHRRDIKHNIAHLGRQIDAAMYISQIEYPTRLIALPEGALQGFYDEHARLDHQTICRDIAIEVPGEETALLAEKAKQWDVYIIAQAKVLEPSIAKDRFFNAAFIISPSGEIIHKHHKSRVFIAEGTTTPFDVHDAWTSKVGDGLQSFYPVADTPIGRIGTLICYEGRFPESGRLLAMNGAEIIYRATQVEFHTTLGYWELQNRGHALNNCCYVVSPNNGPKYFSTEDQTPSATGGAGGKSMIINYRGQIMCEVDGVNVSYAAAIINVEELRSYRTESRYNPLVALIPELWSRLYAKAAERFPWPKNLYAERALGYEERKATFDAVADQMVKNGVLRRPGTEETA
- a CDS encoding zinc-binding dehydrogenase codes for the protein MKAAFFKEHGGTDKILCADYQDPQMGPGDVLVRVEACGLNHVDLLLLDGRYPPPLGLPHVNGCDAAGRVARVGREVAGVAEGQRVVVFPGFSCGRCEYCRRGERTVCLRYGYLGAARDGGQAEYVAVPAGNVVALPEGVSGRHAAASAMTTLTSWHAVVAQARLDPGQTVLVQAAGSGVGSTAIQVAKLCHARVITTVGSDDKIDFARSVGADEVINYRTHNFVEEVKRLTDKRGVDLVIEHIGADTFERSVYCLARLGKLVTIGSHADHWGRVDLRHVYSKNLRIIGTNLGTIDELHAILRHMQAGRLLPPIDRVYPLAEARQAVTYLAERRNRGKVLLEPEG
- a CDS encoding NAD(P)-dependent oxidoreductase yields the protein MRVLVTGASGLIGMHATEALRAMGTDPIVFDTQPFTPPGGAAPGGCLVVPGDVTDRGAVLAVLRDFGIDRIVHLAAVLQRSAQDDPLRAAEVNIRGSLNVLDAARTLGIRRVVVASSIAVYGPARYDPIDEQHPCSPTTVYGAGKLFVEHSGHVFRKLHGLEFVALRYGATFGPGPRQATSAGAATELRSFFEDAVRAGAVSLWGPEAARPLVYVKDAALATALACLVDPAPASSVFNVAGSRAASMAECADVLGRLLPGLRVVRRDGTGMTPPMPATLAIDRAAAELGYQPRYPLADAITDYVAALRAGAAGANRGRVTADAPSVDSR
- a CDS encoding tripartite tricarboxylate transporter TctB family protein; translation: MTPDRAAWSDVVGGAAFLALASVVCVAAARLSVGTALAPGPGFYPLVLGIALAVPAAVLFVRGVRRTRTVPAATAHVPPGAVLVVAADLLVYPVLLTYLGFVVATLVFLVVIFRGVELKRWLPATVTAALITLVAYLVFAYALRIPFPRGLWS
- a CDS encoding (2Fe-2S)-binding protein, producing the protein MDTCLVRMRVNGRPVEREVPARKLLSDFLREDAGALGVNVGCEQGVCGSCTVLVDGVPARACLAFAVQVDGAEIRTVEGLTTDGSLHPLQQAFHDHHALQCGFCTPGMIITAYDFLARHPRPSIAEIREALSGNLCRCTGYQQIVEAVQDAARLGAVPEGGER